The Cuculus canorus isolate bCucCan1 chromosome 5, bCucCan1.pri, whole genome shotgun sequence DNA segment TGGGCGTTTGGATAGTTTTGCTGAGAAATGGAGAACACGATATCTAAAGCACCTGATAAGATGCCTTCTAGTTACATGTAAAGTGCAACTCGGAGGGATGAGAACCGTGAACACACAACAAAGGAGCTCATCTCTCccttctgctccttcctttcaCCCCCAGTGCATAAGGTGCCTACTTAGTTGGTGGGGTCAGCTCCACCATACACACCATTTCCATATTTCGTCTCCCGTTCTGCCAGTCCAAGAAGATCAACCATTTCTTCTGTGATGGACCACCACTGCTGGCCCTCTCCTGCTCTGATGCCCGTGTCAGTGACGCAATGATTTCTGCCCTGGTCGGGTTCAATGTCCTAAGCACCATTGTCTTCATCTTAGCCTCCTACTTGTCGGTCCTCTCCAGTGCCTTATGGATGCACTCTGTAGCCAGTCGGCACAAAGCCTTCTCCACCTGTGCCTCTCACTTGGCCTCCAGTGCTTTGTACTACAGCAGCTCCCTCTTCATGTACCTGCGTCCCGTCCCCAGATGCAGCTTGGGACGTGACAAGGTGGTCTCCATGCTGTACTCTGTTGCAGTCCCTCTGCTGAACCCCCTCATCTGCAGCCTAAGAAATGGGGAAATGAGGAACGCcatgaggaaagcaaaaggtAGTCCTCTCCTCCTTGTCCATCTGCGGCTCCTGGTCAGCTGAAAGCCGAGGGCTACCCTTGCAGGGGAAGGAGGGTTAGATATGGCGCCTTCAAGAAGCAGGGACTAAATGCCCCTGGAAGGAGGACACCTGCAAAATAGGTTTCTCCTTGAACCAAGGCTACACACTGCATTGGGAGAGATGGGACTGATGGAGCCTGGACGTGACGGTGACCATGTGTTGGGCAGAAAGGGTTTGCccaaaataaatgttgtttaaaAGTAACTTAAATATAAATcttgtttattatttaaatattataaaagGCACGGGATGAAAGCAAGGACCAGGCAGGCCCCTGCAGGAGAGATGGGATGGAGGGCTGGGTGCAGCCAGAAAGGTCTCGGAGGGTTGGGAATTGAATGGAGCTTTTGCTGAGCAGGTCAAAATAATGATCAAAAGGAGGAGGGTCCTGAGGGAGAGCGGCTTGCACAAACATCTGAGCTAAGGCTTCCTGCGGGATAAAAGCCCTCTGCCAGCCCAGGCAATCTGCCCCCCTGcatctcccctcctcccacGGCTTCCACCCATCGGATGAGCTTTGCCAGGACCTGCAGGTGCCTCATCTCACAATGCCTTCCCTCCTATCCGAGCAGGTAAGAAAGGGTTGGACGCTTCCTGGCAGTGACCCTTGTGCTGCTGCCCCTCGCAGGCTTGACAACATGTTGGAGCACAGGTGCTCCAACAAGACTCAGCCCAGCGCTTTGCTGCTCTCTCTGTTATTCCTTAACCCACAACACGTTCCTTCCACTGTGCCTGGACTGGgttctctctccagcttttggCATTCTTCAGAGTGCATGTGTTTCACCCTGAAGCTCTTCAGGGTATCATTGTCCTCTCCAGGGCTGCAAGgtcacagagcagctgctcacCACAGGTTGCCACTACGGGATGGAAACGTGCCCCACTAGGACACAATCCATTGAACCCCACTGATGGAAGCTTTATCGAGAAAGAGAAACGCGTGCTTCAAGGGCCCGACTCATCCAGATGGAGCTACAACTACGCCTCCATTCCCACGCAATGTTGACCAAGGAGATCTGAGGTCGGTGCAGTGAAATGAGTGGTTCTGGGACTTGGTTCCCCTCCCACACTCACTTCAGTCTTCTGTAGTTTCTTAACTCAGCCTGTTCTGGGGCAGCGGGTGCTGCTTTGTGGGCAGGATGTGCTGGGGCAGCCTCATCTAAAGGAAGGCCATCCGTGCTCTCCTAGAGCATCCATGGTGTGAAACCAAATGTCCTGGTGGGGTCTAGGAGGTTTTCTTTGATAACAAAGCTCTGACCCCACCTCAAACCGACCTGGGGACATTTCAGCTGAGATGCAGACAGCTTGTCCCTCAGACAGTTCATCTGCTGAGGGGCTGTGTGGGGGAGATGGGAACATCCCAGCTGAAGCTTgaaacagcttccagtacctgaaggggctacaagaaagctggggagggactcttcacaaaggcctgtggtgacaggacgagggacaatggggataaactggagaggaggagatttagactaggcattaggaggaatttcttcaccatgagggtggggaggccctggaacagcttgcccggggaagtggtggctgccccatccctggaggtgttcaaggccaggttggatggggtctgggcagcctgatctagtgggaggtgtccctgcccatggcagggggtgaaactggatgatctttaaggtcccctgcaaccaaactgttctgtgactctcttctatgattctatgaaacaaagaaaagaaaaattccttaaCGTTTCCAGAAATGGGTGGTAAGAATCCAATCTCCTCTGTCTTCCAGACTTTGCAATGTCTTTATTTGAGCTTTTGCACTTGACCCAGCATTTGGTGTCTCCCAGCGCATCCTCAGCACAATGTACATTAACACGGCAGAGCTGTTCTCCTTTAATACCCGAGTCTCTAACGAGCTGCTTCACCTCTCTGGCCTCCAAGCTGGGGCCAAAGGCAGAAATCGAGCTGCCTTGCATTTATCTAAAGAACAGACGCTGCTTTCCAGAGCAGTTCCTTTCTGCATCGCGTTCCGATGTTCCCACAGGATTTCTCTCCTGGGGATTTATTTCCctgattcattttatttctgtgcaaatTCATCCTACAGAAGCGATGGATGGAGACAACCTGACGGTTTTGTCCGGCTTCATCCTCTTGGGTTTCTCTGATGCCCCAGAACTACAAACCACCATCTTCACCATTTCCTTATCCCTCTATGTTTTAATGGCGCTGGGGAACCTGGTGATGATCCTGCTCATCAACACCGACCCCCAgctccacacccccatgtatTTCTTCCTGATCCACTTGTCTTTCATAGatttctgcctctcctccacTGTCATCCCAAAGGCGCTGGAGACGTTCCTGCTGGGGAGGAGCCACATCTCTCTTTTGGGTTGCTTTGCACAGATCTACTTCTTTGTTGCTCTGGTCATCTGTGAGTGCTCCCTGCTGGGGGTGATGGCTTTCGACCGATATGTGGCTGTTTGCAAGCCGCTGCTTTACACCACCATCATGTCCAGGGCACGTTGCTACAGCTTGATGGTGCTGGTGTACACCACGggcttcctctcctccctggtGCACATCGTCCTGGTGGGGCGGTTGTCCTTTTGCCAGGAGAGGAACATCAACCACTTCTTCTGCGAGCTGCCCACCGtcctgcagctctcctgctccAATGCCCACACAAACGAGATCTTGCAGGTTTCTGATGCCGTTCTCACCGACGTGGGTTCTATCCTGATGATCCTGGTTTCTTACACCTACATTATCTGCACCATCCTGCAGATGCCTtcaggcaggagcaggctgaAAGGTTTCTCCACCTGTACCTCCCACCTGGTTGCCATCACCATCTTCTACGCACCGATTATGCTCACCTACTTCCAGCCTCGCAAAGCGTGCTCGCGGGACCAGGCAAAAGTGGTTTCAGCCTGTTACGCCCTGCTGACCCCCACCCTcaaccccctcatctacagcctGAGGAACACAGAGGTGAAGGGGGccctgaggaggctgtgggtgcGAAAGCTGGTGCCGCGACTCTCCAGGCTGCGAAAATGCAGCTGAAGCTCTTTGGTGCTTTGGTGGTAATGAAGGAATAGGAGTTATTGGGATGCTTAAAGAGGAAGGGATCATGTAACAAGCAGCACGAGAACCAGCACAATGAACTGTTATGGATGGTGGAATGTGTCCATCCAGGTGAAAATCTGGCTGTGACCTCGGATGCCATTTCTGACCAATGTCTAGGAGAACCATCGGAAAGCAGAGAGCCATGGTGTTGGCTCCAGGGACCCGGAACCGTGCTTTTATGTTTGATGAACTGCACAATTTCTGGTAGAACCTGTAGTTTGTATGAAAAACAAGTGAATAaactttatgttttaaaataaacctcttTCTCAATTGTGTTTTCCTAAAAGAACTGGAATGGAAAATGAacaatgaatgaatgaaaagaaCAATGAATGTAATGGAAACTCCTTAAACCCAGCTTTAAGCTGGGGTGAAGTGAAATGCTGTAAAGCTTTTAATCACGTTTTCTGATGGGGTTTTCAAAAAAGTGTGGGCTTTTGAGCAGTTTCGTTGAGAAATGGAGAACACGACATCTAAGCCACCTATAAATGCCTTATATTTACGTCTAAAGTGTAACTCAGAGGATGTGAGAACGGTTAACACACAACAAAGGAGCTCATCACTCCTTTCTGTTCCATCCTTCCACCCCTGTGCATAAGGATACACCAGAGGAGGTTGGTCTTGGGGCTGTAACTGCATTTAGGGGACTGTATGGGTAAAATCCCCGTTCCACTCTCTGTGTGACCTCAGGGAGTGCAACCACCATGTTTAAGTCCGATTTTGGAGTTTGAGGGAGCAAACATCCATTCTTAGGGCTGGGCAACGCGACAGAGTGCTCAGCATCAATGTGTgcagctgggacagaagagattTCCCATTTACATGCATGAGTGAAAACTTTCCCCGAAATGTTATGTATATTCTATTACCCTCCAAGgtcttattttaatgttattatgaacttcacaataCTCAGATCTCTTGCTACTTTGGAGCTTTGGGGCAGATTTAGTccagacatagaatcataaaatcagtcatagaatagtttgggttgcaagggaccaccttaaagatcatccagttccacctccttgccatgagcagggacacctcacactggatcaggctgcccaaggctccatccaacccggccttgaacacctccagggatgggacagccatgacctccctgggcaacctgtgtcagtgcctcaccactctcatggtgaagaaattcctcctaatgcttagtctaaatctgcccctctccagtttatccccactgcccctcatcctatcaccacaagcctttgtaaacagttcctctccagctttcttgttgcccgttcaggtactggaaggtcactataaggtgtcctcagagccttatcttctccaggctgaacaaccctaactctctcatCCTGGCCTCCCATAACATAacgaggaatttcttcacgctgagggtggggaggccctggcccaggttgcccagagcagtggtggctgccccatccctggaggggttcaaggccaggttggatgggtcttggatcccctgatccagtgggaggtgtccctgcccatggcagggggtggaactggatgggcttttgaggtcccctccagcccaaagcattccatgattccatgatcataaattctttgtgtcttcagaagccTCTGATGGTCTTTATCTTACCTCCTTCCTcactgtgtcctcttggtgagctcagctttgtttgtttgttccttttccCTGGCTTGGAGCATTGGTCAGTGCTAAGTTTCTTTAAGATATACCAGTCTTGATTTGGTCCTTGTTTCAACCAGCGAACAAGATGAACTCCTGTTGCAATCACACTCTTTCTAACTGCAACCTGGCCAAGACTTCATTCTTATTATCcttattattgcttaagctaattcattcTCTTAAgatgatttattccttcctgatctttaaggtcccttccaaccctaactagtctatgattctatggttaagatctccaaggtcttttccagcagAGCGATTCCATGAACCGGatggctttgagatcccttccaccCAACCCCCCCCCATGGTTCCATCACCTCGCGGCGCTCggaagggctgggggggaggcaggggagCACGAGGAACGGCTGCTCAGCCCCTGCAAGGGTTAAAAGGCTCCTTATCCCTCTCTCCCCGCCCCGCGCAGCCGCAGCCGAGCCGCCCGCCCCTCTCACCATGTCGGAACGCTTGGGCAGACCCTCCTGCCTGCTGGTCGCCAGCGCGGCCACCGCGGGTGAGAACCGGTCTCGGGGGTGGGTGGGACCCTGGGGAGCCCCCTGCCCCGCTCCCATACGGGGTTTGGTGGGATGAGGGCTCCCACGGCCGGGATGCACGGGGGGATGCTCAGGGGATGCTGCCGGAGGTCCCAGCCTCGGGGGCCGTGTCCTCGCGCGTGTTTGTGTCCCCGCAGCCCGGCTCGTGCAGGGGAGCCTGCATCCCGCATCGTGCGGGGTGGTACCCGCATCCCTGGGGGCAGGAGAGCCCGCAACTCACCACATCCTGTGCCTGAATCCCTGTGTGCAGGTGGTACCCACATCCCTTGGTGCAGGGGTGCCAGCATCCCTGTGTGCAGGTGGTACCTGCAATCCTGTGTGCAGGGGTGCCAGCATCTCACTCCTGCCCTTGTGCCCGAATCTCTGCGTGCAGTTGATGCCCGTGTCTCTGCATCCCTGTGTGCAGATGTGTCCACATCCCACTCCTGCTCCTGTGCCAGCATCCCTGTGTGCAGGTGATGCCCATGCCCCTGTGTGCAGGTGTATTCACATCCCACTCCTGCCCTAATGTCTGAATCCCTGCCGACATGTGGTGCCTGCATCCCACTCCTGCTCTTGCATCCAAATCCTTGTGCGTAGGTGGTGCCTgcatccccacatcccactTCTGCTCTTGTGTCTGAATGCCTCCTGTGCACAGGTGGTGCCCACATccctgtgtgcatgtgtgtccACATCCCACTCCTGCTCTTGTGTCCAAATCCCTGTGTGCAGGTGGTGCCCACATCCGTGCGCCAGCAGGTGGTGCCCATATCACTGTGCACAGGTTTGCCTGCATCCCACACTTGTGGTGGTGTCCAAATCCCTGTGCACGGATGTGCCTGCATCCCTCTGTGtggacacacacacatcccaGCTCCTGTGGCTGAACTCGTGGAGGCAactgcagagtcctgcaccCTGCACCTCGTCTTAAGATGAGCAAAACCCCAAGCGTGTGTCCTTTGCTGGAGAAATGAGCGACTGTGGCTGGGTTTCCTTACACTGTCAGCCTCTATTTTTCAGGTGTGTCAGCGCAGtcctttcttcactgctttaCACTGAGCAGCTCGGCTTTTAACCTGCAAGTTGCCACTCCCGGGGTGAGTAAAAACAGGCTGTTATGGTGATTTCAGTCTGAAACCGGTTGATGTCCCAGCTGACAAGAGGGAATTATACTGAACTTTTCTGAGAGGGTTTTTGTTGCATTTGCTGATTAAGGGAAACTTCTTTAACTATTGCTTGCTTTATCTCAAAGCGAACTCATGCATTGTAGGGTTCTGAACTTCTCTGCCCACAATGAGTGGAGGGAGAACTGTTAGAACAACTCCAGTGAGGAAAAATGGAATGACTTGAGACATTTGAGGGACAAAGTATCTCAAAATCCCACATGGTTATGCCTCAAGAAGTGTGGTGGGTGTCTGTGTGTGATGCTAACCACAGCCTTTTCCCCAGGGGAAGCCAATTGATTTTGTGGATGTGAACGAGAGCAACATGCGCTGGATACAGGACTTCCGTATGAAATCGTACGCCAACCCCGCCAAGCTGGAGTCGATTGATGGTGAGGGCTTTTCTGTTGGCCAGTGTGTTATCTCcgtttatcacagaatcatagaaccgtttggttggaaaagacctttgagatcatcgagtccaaccatccctgtccattATTAacccagatccctgagcacctcgtctgcccggcttttaaacccctccagggctggggactccaccatcgccttgggcagcctctgccagggcctgagaaccctttctgtgaagaaatgtttcctgatatcccatctaaaccttccctggtgtaacttgaggcctttttttctcatcctatcacttcttacttggaaGAATAGCCCAGCACCCcccttgctacaacctcctttcacacAGTTGTAGATGGTGATAAgttcccctcagtctcctcttctccagactaaatagACCAAGGTCCCTCAGGCACCTCTCACAAGGCTCGTTCTCCAACCCTGTCAGCCCATTAAGGAAAGAGATGCTGCTTGATGCTAGCTCTTTAGGGAAGAACGACACAGAAAAGGCATAAAACTTGTGTTTTAGGAGGGAGGAGCTCTTTCTCTGCTCACACAGATGTGTTAGCTTCCGAGTTCATTCAGTTTATATGATTTTTGATCAACTGATGTGGTATTGTCATAATTTCGTCAAATTTGAAATGGGTTTCTGGTCAGGCTTTTTTGTACATGGATTACATCCCAATCAGTTtatcctttcctccttcctagGCGCCAGATACCACGCCTTGCTGATTCCAAACTGTCCTGGAGCGATGACTGACCTCGCAAACAGCGGGTACTTGGCTAAGATACTGCAGCACTTCAGCGCTGAGAGCAGTAGGTGAACGTAATTAGATGATTTTACCATCGTTGCCATATTTTTACCTGTTAGTTAAAGTAGTGCTGCCATATTGTTCACGTGAAACCATTCCTTTCGATGACTTCAAGTTGTTTGCATAGTTGAAGAGCATTTGGAACTGGAAGGATCTGCTTTGGAGAAAGGCACCTTCTCTTCTAAAGTATCCTCTTTATGTAAATGtatgaaaaatacatcagtAGCTATTCATTGCCGGTGCCAGAAGAGGGTTCTCTGCCTCACGGGGATACAGAAAGGGCACTCTCCAAGTTCAGTAGGATTCAAGGTTCAGAGCCTCGTGTGAAATCTAACAGGGTCataatagaatagaatcatggaatggtttgggttggaagggacctcagagcccattcagttccacctgctgccatggcagggacacctcccactggatcaggggctctaagcctcatccaacctggccttcaacacgtccagggatggggcagccacggcttctctgggcaacctgggccagggcctccccactttcattgtgaagaatttattcctaatgtctcatctaaatctttccccttccaatttaaagtcttTCCCCCTCGCCCTATTGCTCCAGGCCCTTGGGAAgggcccttccccagctttcctggagcccctttcagtcctggaagctgctctgaggtgtCCCCgcagccttttcttccccaggctcaagaaccccaactctctcagcctcacagcagaggtgctccagccctcacatcacctctgtggcctcctctggactggttccaacagttccatatcctcccTATTATTCAGGCTGGAGTTAATTCAGACTTGAGTGTGTGCTTCTCTTTCACCATTTGCGTTTTTCTCTTTGACTGGTGCTGTCTCTGGGCTTGGAGTTGACAGCTGGTGACTCTGAGTGGGGGGCAGATCTAATGGTGTGTGCTGGAATAACCTTAAACCCTGGACTATGAACAGTGTGATTTGAGTGCAGGAAGGCAACATGAAGAATCTCATCATCTCTTGTTTGTGTTTGCACAACACAAGATGCTTACAACTGCATCACTCTGCTTTGTCTCTAGAGCCTATCTGTGTGGTTGGACACGGAGTTGCAGCTTTGTGCTGTGCCACCAACGAGGATAAATCGTGGGTGTTTCAGGGATACAGCCTGACAGGGGTAGGTTGAGCTATCACCTCATTTTTGCTCTCTGGGGGCTTTTGTTGCTGTGCAGGGGGCTGTGATTTCAGGTGCTGGTGTTTCTGATCTTATCTGAGATCTTCCTACAAGTATTAACCACCAGCTTGGTACCCTTGGTTTATCTGCAAGGTGTGGAGGCTCAACACTGAGCACGTGAAGAACTTTAATCACTTGAGCTGTCACGTGGGGAGTATTTTTGTTCCAGTTGTTCCTTAAACTTTAAACTGAATCAGTAAAATAGTGGAAgcggctgctgcagctctttggATTCATAGCTGAGGGCTTCTGAGAAttactttgttcagttttgtgaaTCGTAGAATCCTGAcgtggtttgtgttggaaggtacctcaaagcccatccagttccaactccagggacacctcccactggatcaggggctccaagccccatccagcctggccttcaacacctcgagggatggggcagccaccatggctctgggcagcctgggccagggcctccccatcctcactggaaaacatttctcctcaagatctcacctcaatctcccctctttcagtaaaaaaacattcccctcgtcctgtccttGCACTCGCTGACCAAGAGCCACtccacagctctcctgcagcccctttcatTACTGGAAGGCTGGAGGAATCCATAGAAGCTGCATTTGGTTTTATGCTTCACTTCTGTTCCATTCCCTGTGTACGTTGAGAGAATTGTgtagagaacagaaaataaattgcaggTGCAATTGTCTGTTGGTGTTGCTTTATAAAAAGCAAGACAGACTTATTTCCTTTTGATCTTTTTCCAGCCCTCTGTGTATGAACTAATCAGGCAGCCAAATTTTGCCAGTTTGTCCATTATTGTGGAGGATTTTGTGAAGGATTCAGGAGCTACGTTCAGTGGTAAGTCACGCTCTTGCTGTCTAGCACTGTGTGTATTAGAAATGAATGTGTGTGTGCCGGTTTTACAGAGCTAAACGGGACTCTGACCGTCTATTTAATCTTGTGGAGACATACAAATACCCTGGTGGGTTAGAAATTAAGGGTGTTGGAGGAGTAAATGCCACAAAACACTGTGTATGGAGAGGTTGGGcagcatggcacagcacagAAGTCTCTGTGGTTGTCCACTGTACTGTAACCCCATGGTAAACATGAGCTTTAAATATGAGCTTGAAGAGGAAATGCTTTGTTATTTAAAGCTGGAGACCCTGTACTAAATGGCTTTGGTTGCTCTGGTTGGTCGTCTTTTGCCATCAAGTGAAAGTACcgttcaacctggagaagagaaggctccagggagaccttggagcagcttctagtactgaaaggtgctccaggaaagctggggagagatgttttacaagggcatggagtgataggatgagagggaaaggctttaaattggaagggggaggatttagattggacattaggaagaaatccttcatgatGAGGTTGGTGaaaccctggcccaggttgctcagaacagtggtggctgccccatccctggaggtgttgaaggccaagttggatggggcttagagcccctgatccagtgggaggttgaAAATGCATACATTGAGGTTTTTACTATGCAAATCTCTTGATAAATGCACTTTACCCGTCTGGTGTGAATGGACTTGGGGGACCATTCCTGCTGACCCTTCAGAAAGGGACTTTCCAGTGCAGTTGGGTCAGGATTAGAGGCTGTCCTTGCCTGTTGGGGTTATAG contains these protein-coding regions:
- the LOC128852289 gene encoding olfactory receptor 8I2-like, encoding MDGDNLTVLSGFILLGFSDAPELQTTIFTISLSLYVLMALGNLVMILLINTDPQLHTPMYFFLIHLSFIDFCLSSTVIPKALETFLLGRSHISLLGCFAQIYFFVALVICECSLLGVMAFDRYVAVCKPLLYTTIMSRARCYSLMVLVYTTGFLSSLVHIVLVGRLSFCQERNINHFFCELPTVLQLSCSNAHTNEILQVSDAVLTDVGSILMILVSYTYIICTILQMPSGRSRLKGFSTCTSHLVAITIFYAPIMLTYFQPRKACSRDQAKVVSACYALLTPTLNPLIYSLRNTEVKGALRRLWVRKLVPRLSRLRKCS
- the GATD1 gene encoding glutamine amidotransferase-like class 1 domain-containing protein 1 isoform X1, with the translated sequence MSERLGRPSCLLVASAATAGVSAQSFLHCFTLSSSAFNLQVATPGGKPIDFVDVNESNMRWIQDFRMKSYANPAKLESIDGARYHALLIPNCPGAMTDLANSGYLAKILQHFSAESKPICVVGHGVAALCCATNEDKSWVFQGYSLTGPSVYELIRQPNFASLSIIVEDFVKDSGATFSASIPDAVHVVLDRHLVTGQNENSTLPAVQNLLALCNVSRK
- the GATD1 gene encoding glutamine amidotransferase-like class 1 domain-containing protein 1 isoform X3; translation: MSERLGRPSCLLVASAATAGVSAQSFLHCFTLSSSAFNLQVATPGGKPIDFVDVNESNMRWIQDFRMKSYANPAKLESIDGARYHALLIPNCPGAMTDLANSGYLAKILQHFSAESKPICVVGHGVAALCCATNEDKSWVFQGYSLTGPSVYELIRQPNFASLSIIVEDFVKDSGATFSASIPDAVHVVLDRHLVTGQNENSTLPAVQNLLALCNVR
- the GATD1 gene encoding glutamine amidotransferase-like class 1 domain-containing protein 1 isoform X2; translation: MSERLGRPSCLLVASAATAGVSAQSFLHCFTLSSSAFNLQVATPGGKPIDFVDVNESNMRWIQDFRMKSYANPAKLESIDGARYHALLIPNCPGAMTDLANSGYLAKILQHFSAESKPICVVGHGVAALCCATNEDKSWVFQGYSLTGPSVYELIRQPNFASLSIIVEDFVKDSGATFSASIPDAVHVVLDRHLVTGQNENSTLPAVQNLLALCNVRK